A genome region from Deinococcus sp. KNUC1210 includes the following:
- a CDS encoding metallophosphoesterase, protein MSAPNPPDATSAPQHWNSSLWDGSWLVIPDLHGQAARLSAALQAARRYPAARLAFLGDLIDDSPRRRQARGVFASGQPDDSRHILTAVRELVEAGRAEVLLGNHEAMACASVLDDHRPLMDVWWRVGGKEAAASYGWTGKGDAGELADMLRWWRAHARLWLAIGPPGAQVLLSHATRPALSRLEAQQNRVTDLLDSAADPVVWFPLGQHADNGARLRSLPCLPEGFIASLHGHMETPDLWTLLDVQDVPAYQLDLHPGTGRLALMVLSAAGELSPLVALIQA, encoded by the coding sequence GTGAGCGCTCCGAACCCGCCTGACGCGACCTCGGCACCTCAGCACTGGAATTCTTCGCTCTGGGACGGTTCCTGGCTGGTCATTCCCGATCTCCACGGACAGGCCGCCCGTCTGAGTGCGGCTTTGCAGGCGGCGCGGCGGTATCCGGCGGCTCGGCTGGCCTTCCTGGGCGACCTGATCGACGATTCTCCACGGCGTCGGCAGGCGCGAGGTGTCTTTGCCTCCGGACAGCCCGACGACTCTCGCCACATTCTGACAGCGGTCAGAGAACTGGTCGAAGCGGGCCGCGCCGAAGTGCTGCTGGGCAACCATGAGGCGATGGCCTGCGCCAGCGTGCTCGACGATCACCGCCCGCTGATGGACGTCTGGTGGCGCGTCGGCGGAAAAGAAGCTGCCGCGTCGTATGGCTGGACGGGAAAGGGTGACGCGGGCGAACTGGCCGACATGCTGCGCTGGTGGCGGGCTCATGCCCGTCTGTGGCTGGCCATCGGGCCGCCGGGTGCACAGGTGCTGCTTTCGCACGCTACCCGGCCCGCGCTCTCGCGCCTGGAAGCGCAGCAGAACCGTGTGACTGATCTGCTGGACAGTGCAGCAGACCCGGTGGTGTGGTTTCCGCTTGGGCAGCATGCCGACAACGGGGCGCGTCTGCGCTCGCTGCCGTGCCTGCCAGAAGGCTTTATCGCCAGTCTGCATGGGCACATGGAAACCCCGGATCTCTGGACGCTGCTCGACGTGCAGGACGTTCCCGCCTATCAGCTCGACCTGCATCCGGGCACGGGCAGGCTGGCTCTGATGGTCCTGAGCGC
- a CDS encoding YcjF family protein, with product MLPLLKQVLDNFNFDVDPERSMDENAEEVIRSAALLCGAIAVEPLPFADLLLMTPVQIKMVLHVGKVYGFDISPERAREIVQELGVTVAYGMAARQVMRGLAKLALPIIGGLITAPAVYGWTYALGRLAQTYFENKRSGLPFSKTDRVQVVQDAKKRSVLPSAGDFSDLAKELRRRAEEKEAQAKEAQGKAAAGTVDTTKHLN from the coding sequence ATGTTGCCGCTTCTGAAGCAGGTTCTGGACAATTTTAACTTCGATGTCGATCCTGAGCGTTCGATGGATGAAAACGCCGAAGAGGTCATTCGCAGTGCCGCGCTGCTGTGTGGGGCCATCGCCGTCGAGCCGCTGCCCTTCGCCGATCTGCTGCTGATGACCCCGGTGCAGATCAAGATGGTGCTGCACGTGGGCAAGGTCTACGGCTTCGATATTTCGCCCGAACGCGCCCGCGAGATCGTGCAGGAACTCGGCGTGACGGTGGCCTACGGCATGGCAGCCCGCCAGGTGATGCGCGGTCTCGCCAAACTGGCGCTCCCCATCATCGGCGGCCTGATTACCGCGCCCGCCGTGTACGGCTGGACGTATGCGCTGGGCCGCCTCGCTCAGACGTACTTCGAGAACAAGCGCAGTGGTCTGCCGTTTTCCAAGACCGACCGTGTGCAGGTCGTGCAGGACGCCAAGAAGCGCAGTGTGCTGCCCAGCGCAGGCGACTTCTCGGATCTGGCGAAGGAGCTGCGCCGCCGCGCCGAGGAGAAGGAAGCCCAGGCCAAAGAAGCCCAGGGCAAAGCGGCTGCGGGCACCGTGGATACCACCAAGCATCTGAACTGA